In Sporosarcina psychrophila, a genomic segment contains:
- a CDS encoding SE1832 family protein — MNKRQVETAIMELKMDYISLQGDIEKLESTGNDSFVKKAELRLATLEESLAELNKQLAEFE, encoded by the coding sequence ATGAACAAACGTCAAGTAGAAACAGCAATCATGGAACTCAAAATGGACTATATCAGTTTGCAAGGTGATATCGAGAAGCTAGAATCGACCGGTAATGACAGCTTCGTCAAGAAAGCGGAACTGCGTCTTGCAACGTTGGAAGAAAGCCTCGCGGAACTGAACAAGCAACTTGCTGAATTTGAATGA
- a CDS encoding dipeptidase: MNHLETLDEYFKEQRDEHLGQLKDFLRIPSISALSEHKNDMQQAAEWLLNSFKEAGLENLSIDETDGQPVVYGDWLHAEGKPTILVYGHYDVQPVDPLNLWETGPFEPEVRDNKLYARGASDDKGQVFMHVKAVEALMQKTGGLPVNVKFIIEGEEEIGSPNLEKYIEANKDKLAADVIVISDTGMQGPGQPAVCYGLRGLCGVQIDVQGAKSDLHSGLYGGGVQNPIHALAEVLASFRDKEGTIAIEGFYDNVRPLLDEEREAYQALGFNEDELKEEIGVTELFGERGYSHLERTWTRPTLEVNGVFGGFSGEGIKTVLPAEAGAKITCRLVPDQDPDEIIEKLNAHIEKHKPVGVTVTVTEFDKGKPFITPFDHPAIQAAGRSYEKVYNVPTAYTRGGGSIPIVAAFDEILELPVVLMGFGLASENFHAPNEHFHLENFDQGLRVIGDYYYEIAGFEKDELKK, translated from the coding sequence TTGAATCATTTAGAGACGCTTGACGAGTATTTTAAAGAACAACGGGACGAACATCTTGGACAATTAAAAGACTTCCTCCGTATTCCAAGTATTAGTGCTTTATCCGAACATAAAAACGATATGCAACAGGCTGCTGAGTGGTTGCTGAATTCATTCAAAGAAGCAGGACTTGAAAACCTTTCAATCGACGAAACAGACGGACAGCCTGTTGTTTACGGCGATTGGCTCCACGCAGAAGGAAAACCGACAATTCTAGTCTATGGTCATTACGACGTCCAGCCGGTTGACCCGCTGAATTTATGGGAAACTGGACCATTCGAACCCGAAGTTCGTGATAACAAATTATATGCGCGCGGCGCCAGTGATGATAAAGGACAAGTATTCATGCATGTGAAAGCCGTTGAAGCACTTATGCAAAAGACAGGCGGTTTACCAGTCAATGTGAAGTTCATCATTGAAGGTGAAGAAGAGATTGGCAGTCCAAATCTCGAAAAATACATTGAGGCCAACAAAGACAAGCTCGCGGCTGACGTCATCGTCATTTCTGATACAGGCATGCAAGGACCTGGACAACCTGCAGTTTGCTACGGACTTCGAGGTCTGTGCGGCGTACAAATCGACGTGCAAGGTGCGAAAAGCGATCTTCACTCCGGCTTATATGGTGGAGGCGTCCAAAACCCGATTCATGCGCTTGCAGAAGTTCTCGCCTCGTTCCGTGACAAAGAAGGAACGATTGCAATTGAAGGGTTTTACGACAATGTCCGTCCTCTATTGGATGAAGAGCGCGAAGCCTACCAAGCACTTGGCTTCAATGAAGATGAACTGAAAGAAGAAATTGGCGTGACAGAACTGTTCGGAGAAAGAGGATATTCACACCTTGAGCGTACATGGACTCGTCCTACGCTTGAAGTGAACGGCGTATTTGGCGGATTTTCAGGCGAAGGCATTAAAACCGTACTGCCAGCTGAAGCAGGCGCGAAAATTACATGCCGTTTAGTTCCTGACCAAGATCCAGACGAAATCATTGAGAAATTGAATGCGCATATCGAAAAACATAAACCAGTAGGCGTAACTGTAACAGTCACCGAATTCGATAAAGGGAAACCGTTCATCACACCGTTCGATCATCCTGCAATCCAAGCTGCAGGACGTTCGTACGAAAAGGTTTACAATGTACCAACTGCCTATACACGTGGTGGCGGATCAATTCCAATCGTTGCAGCATTTGATGAAATACTAGAATTACCCGTCGTCTTGATGGGCTTCGGACTTGCGTCAGAAAACTTCCACGCACCGAACGAACACTTCCATTTGGAAAACTTCGACCAAGG
- a CDS encoding cation:proton antiporter gives MFDSLLFELMLVVLIGILSQWTAWKFRMPAIVVMSVAGLLVGPIFGLINPKESMGDLFGPIITFAVAIILFEGSLNLDFKEIKGFSKPIARIVTVGAFIAWIAGALAAHYLAGLSWAVAFVIGGLFIVTGPTVILPLLRQAKLKPRPAAILKWESIVVDPFGALLAVFAFEFIKFLNSQVTLNALLLFFAASIFAVLLGWGAARVIGSAFERGGIPEFLKAPVLFAVVLFTFVFADEIMHETGLLAVTAMGMTMANMRMTSMHDIRQFKENISVLLISGIFVMLTASLNPQILIEIFNLNIILYVLAMLVIVRPLSIWLATINTELNIREKILIGWIAPRGIVALTVSGYFATILLDNGYKDAELLTALTFALVFSTVVLHGFSIGFLAKKLNLTTTDESGVLLVGGTRFAAELAQSVKETGNDVLLIDQSWAGLSHARKLGLNSYVGDILSEQIDYHLDLTPYRYILAMTKTDTYNAHICSDFAPHLGSNNLYQTVFHVGNEANEFTITGGQSLFSPAISIYDLEERMNAGHGIRKTVITKQYSYTQYLRERDDKLILLYILRADGTIEFFTPRIEPQAFAGDAIIALTSPVKTIERVKERLDGVNGETSISYEKVEDLFTREEKQVKPVIPGDAPLSAK, from the coding sequence TTGTTCGATTCACTATTATTCGAGTTAATGCTTGTTGTCTTAATCGGGATTTTATCGCAATGGACAGCTTGGAAATTTCGGATGCCGGCAATTGTTGTCATGTCTGTTGCAGGACTTCTCGTCGGCCCCATTTTCGGTCTTATTAACCCTAAGGAGAGTATGGGAGATCTATTCGGTCCAATTATTACGTTTGCCGTGGCAATTATTTTGTTTGAAGGCAGTTTGAATCTTGATTTTAAAGAAATTAAAGGCTTTAGTAAGCCGATAGCTCGTATTGTAACCGTTGGGGCATTCATTGCATGGATTGCTGGGGCGCTTGCAGCACACTATTTGGCGGGACTTTCTTGGGCAGTTGCCTTTGTAATCGGTGGTCTGTTCATTGTTACGGGACCTACCGTTATCTTGCCGCTATTGAGGCAGGCGAAGCTGAAACCGCGCCCAGCCGCAATCTTGAAATGGGAATCGATTGTTGTTGATCCGTTTGGTGCATTGCTTGCGGTATTCGCTTTTGAGTTCATCAAATTTTTGAATAGCCAAGTGACATTGAATGCGTTGCTGTTGTTCTTTGCAGCATCTATTTTTGCGGTACTCCTAGGCTGGGGGGCTGCCCGGGTCATTGGAAGTGCTTTCGAGCGCGGCGGTATTCCAGAATTTCTGAAAGCGCCGGTACTCTTTGCGGTCGTCTTATTCACATTTGTTTTCGCGGATGAAATCATGCATGAGACAGGGTTGCTTGCGGTAACTGCAATGGGGATGACGATGGCGAATATGCGCATGACGTCGATGCATGACATACGGCAATTCAAAGAGAATATTTCCGTCCTTCTTATTTCGGGTATATTTGTCATGTTGACGGCGTCACTTAATCCGCAAATTCTCATCGAAATTTTTAATTTGAATATTATCTTGTATGTCTTGGCGATGCTAGTTATCGTCAGGCCGTTATCGATTTGGCTTGCAACAATCAATACGGAGTTAAACATCCGTGAAAAGATTCTAATAGGATGGATTGCACCAAGGGGAATTGTGGCTCTAACTGTTTCAGGCTATTTCGCGACGATTCTACTCGACAATGGCTACAAGGACGCAGAACTATTGACGGCGCTGACATTCGCACTGGTATTCTCTACAGTGGTCTTACATGGATTTTCGATTGGCTTCTTGGCTAAGAAGCTGAATCTAACAACAACGGACGAATCAGGTGTACTTCTCGTTGGGGGCACCCGATTCGCCGCAGAGCTTGCCCAATCGGTGAAAGAAACCGGCAATGATGTGCTGCTCATCGATCAGTCTTGGGCGGGACTATCACATGCTCGAAAGCTTGGACTCAATAGTTACGTTGGGGATATCCTATCGGAGCAAATCGACTATCATCTCGACTTGACGCCATATCGGTATATCCTCGCAATGACGAAGACCGATACGTACAATGCACATATTTGTTCAGACTTTGCACCACATCTCGGAAGTAATAACTTGTATCAGACGGTATTCCACGTCGGGAACGAAGCTAATGAATTCACGATAACGGGAGGACAGTCGTTGTTCTCACCTGCCATTTCAATCTATGATTTGGAAGAGCGGATGAACGCTGGGCATGGTATTCGTAAAACGGTAATTACAAAACAATATAGTTACACACAATATTTACGTGAGCGGGATGACAAATTGATTTTGCTTTACATTTTACGTGCTGACGGCACAATTGAATTCTTCACACCAAGAATTGAACCACAGGCCTTCGCGGGAGATGCAATTATCGCACTCACATCACCTGTGAAAACAATTGAACGGGTGAAAGAGCGTCTAGATGGAGTGAACGGTGAAACGTCTATATCCTATGAAAAAGTAGAAGATTTATTTACGAGGGAAGAAAAGCAGGTAAAGCCGGTTATTCCGGGAGATGCACCACTTTCTGCGAAATGA
- a CDS encoding RNA polymerase sigma factor, translating into MNKNLNGLYEEYGRYIYHLCLKLTRNKEEAEDLMQDVWVKVVRYNDRMDSVDHMKAWLTTICMNTFRDRYRKDVRRSKHVMNQPETLDVPILDLVPSDSLTPAELLEQNDIQSIVQQKIGELDVIYRKTIEYFYVHQYSLIEIAEVMKVSIGTVKSRLFRAKKYLKELMIADTAVHEYVTA; encoded by the coding sequence ATGAACAAAAATCTAAATGGGTTGTATGAAGAATATGGCCGTTACATATATCATTTATGTCTTAAATTAACACGTAATAAAGAGGAAGCAGAAGATCTTATGCAAGATGTATGGGTGAAAGTCGTTCGCTACAACGATCGGATGGATAGTGTCGACCATATGAAAGCATGGCTTACAACAATCTGTATGAACACATTCCGAGATCGTTACCGCAAAGATGTCAGAAGAAGCAAGCATGTGATGAACCAGCCGGAAACGCTCGATGTGCCGATTCTTGATCTTGTTCCGAGTGATAGTTTGACACCTGCGGAATTGCTAGAGCAAAATGACATTCAATCAATTGTTCAGCAAAAAATTGGTGAACTTGATGTTATTTACAGAAAAACAATTGAGTATTTCTATGTACATCAATATTCTTTGATTGAGATTGCAGAAGTAATGAAGGTCTCAATTGGTACGGTTAAATCACGGCTATTCCGCGCGAAAAAGTATTTGAAAGAACTGATGATTGCAGATACAGCAGTGCACGAATACGTCACTGCATAA
- a CDS encoding phospholipase D family protein: MKKNKKKGWSKRKRIIVIVLSVYALFYIGVVLLNTFKKLPEGISYEGDLHWTDEVDMFTDLTYAQNKDGDSMVHELAIFDEVYAMIDRAEQFIVLDYFLFDHYYDEDIEFPKIAQTMTKKLVEKKQQHPDMPIIFITDPLNTGYGSYETKWFTKMEDAGIEVIYTDLDPLRDSIPVYSGLYRTIFRWLDIEKTSWIANAMSSEAPKMTLASYITLLNVKANHRKTVVTDKEALVSSGNPHNASGFHGNVALKVKGSVLNDILEAEEAVVNYTNGGKLPRVEVPEQNGGNYAVQYLTEKKILDGLLGDIAKAQEGDTIRIGMFFIAKRDLVNALIDAANRGVDVKMILDPNENSFGKEKSGLPNRPVVQEMLEETDGKIDVRWYNTVIGQYHTKLVVVQTAKETYIANGSANLTERTLDNYNLEANLRIIAPNDSELTKEIDTYFSRLWNNEDALYTLDVEEFQDGFTFFQRGIYGLQKLLKMTTY, encoded by the coding sequence TTGAAAAAGAACAAAAAGAAAGGCTGGAGCAAACGCAAGCGAATTATTGTGATAGTGCTGTCAGTGTATGCTCTTTTTTATATAGGTGTTGTTTTACTGAATACATTTAAAAAACTCCCCGAAGGCATTTCATACGAAGGTGATTTGCACTGGACGGACGAAGTTGATATGTTTACGGACTTGACCTATGCACAAAACAAAGACGGGGACAGTATGGTGCATGAGTTGGCGATTTTCGATGAAGTCTACGCGATGATCGACCGGGCTGAGCAATTTATCGTGCTCGATTATTTCCTATTCGATCATTATTACGATGAAGACATAGAATTCCCGAAAATCGCACAAACAATGACAAAGAAACTGGTGGAGAAAAAACAGCAACATCCTGATATGCCGATTATTTTTATTACAGATCCGTTGAATACAGGATACGGTTCTTATGAAACAAAATGGTTCACAAAGATGGAAGATGCGGGAATCGAAGTCATCTACACTGATTTGGATCCGCTCCGCGATTCAATTCCAGTTTATTCTGGTTTATACAGGACGATATTCCGCTGGTTGGATATTGAGAAAACGAGCTGGATTGCAAACGCTATGTCAAGCGAAGCACCTAAAATGACGTTGGCTTCTTACATTACGTTACTGAATGTCAAGGCGAACCACCGCAAGACCGTTGTAACAGATAAAGAAGCACTGGTATCATCAGGAAATCCGCATAACGCTAGCGGTTTTCACGGTAATGTGGCATTGAAGGTGAAAGGCAGTGTACTGAACGATATTTTAGAGGCGGAAGAAGCGGTCGTCAACTATACGAATGGTGGAAAATTACCACGCGTAGAAGTGCCGGAACAAAACGGGGGAAACTATGCCGTCCAATATTTGACGGAGAAGAAAATCTTGGATGGGCTTCTTGGAGATATTGCGAAAGCGCAAGAAGGGGATACAATTCGAATTGGGATGTTCTTCATTGCAAAACGTGATCTTGTCAATGCACTTATCGATGCTGCGAACCGCGGCGTCGATGTGAAAATGATTTTAGACCCGAATGAAAACTCCTTCGGTAAAGAAAAGTCTGGATTGCCGAACAGGCCGGTTGTACAGGAGATGCTGGAAGAAACGGATGGGAAAATTGATGTTCGCTGGTACAATACGGTTATTGGTCAATACCATACAAAACTCGTGGTTGTTCAGACAGCTAAGGAAACCTATATTGCGAACGGCTCTGCTAATTTAACTGAGCGCACGCTCGATAATTATAATCTAGAAGCCAATCTGCGGATCATTGCTCCGAATGACAGCGAGTTAACTAAAGAGATAGACACATACTTTAGTAGACTATGGAACAATGAGGATGCGCTGTACACGCTTGACGTGGAAGAATTTCAAGATGGATTCACTTTCTTCCAACGAGGTATTTATGGTTTACAGAAATTGTTGAAAATGACGACTTATTGA
- a CDS encoding PseG/SpsG family protein yields MIPIDGQQKKTVAIHISRSDGKGTYPARRAAMITNALADEIDIVYLCGVDSPPVPEGFKAISTPSNALFLQALASIKPDLLLRDSGSTIQEEIEKITELVPSIIHFDDFGDGGKCADLVFQTLYVESNDSAPDHYVLGRESFIADEQMASVKHIGLRKAQLGPLPHLVISFGEEDEGNLTYRALRHIMQLQIPLKVTVLIGEQYAHDTSTIRMMALERRNTTVLVPPYNYAEIYAAADIILCASGYMPYEVAVMGIPCVVLAQNDFEVGLAFPKEQHGFIHLGLGRKVKQSSLLNAIMEPLLHEPLRKKAIARQTALGLGDGKDAVCEAIRYYLEYPKRNTSGGAGKKTSDMLH; encoded by the coding sequence GTGATTCCAATAGACGGACAACAAAAGAAAACAGTCGCCATCCATATTTCCAGGTCGGACGGAAAAGGGACATACCCCGCACGCAGAGCAGCCATGATTACAAACGCCTTGGCTGACGAAATAGATATCGTATACTTATGCGGAGTGGATTCTCCGCCAGTGCCCGAGGGATTTAAAGCAATTTCAACCCCAAGCAATGCGCTATTTTTACAGGCACTCGCGTCGATTAAACCTGATCTACTTCTCCGCGATAGCGGCTCTACTATTCAAGAGGAGATTGAAAAAATAACTGAACTCGTCCCCTCCATCATCCATTTCGATGATTTCGGCGACGGTGGTAAATGTGCTGACCTCGTATTCCAGACATTGTATGTCGAATCGAATGATAGTGCGCCAGATCATTACGTACTTGGACGAGAGAGTTTCATTGCTGACGAACAAATGGCTTCAGTTAAGCACATTGGACTTCGCAAAGCCCAACTGGGACCTCTTCCCCATTTAGTGATTTCATTTGGCGAAGAGGATGAAGGTAACTTGACCTACCGGGCGTTGCGTCATATTATGCAACTTCAAATCCCACTCAAAGTGACCGTTCTCATCGGTGAACAGTATGCCCATGATACAAGTACAATCCGTATGATGGCACTCGAAAGGCGGAATACAACCGTATTGGTGCCTCCGTATAACTACGCCGAAATTTACGCCGCAGCAGATATTATTTTATGCGCTTCTGGCTACATGCCTTATGAAGTCGCTGTAATGGGTATCCCTTGCGTCGTGCTCGCACAGAATGATTTCGAAGTGGGGCTTGCTTTTCCGAAAGAACAGCACGGTTTCATTCATCTTGGTCTCGGTCGAAAAGTAAAACAATCGAGTTTGTTGAACGCCATCATGGAACCCCTCTTGCACGAACCGCTACGCAAAAAAGCGATTGCACGACAAACCGCACTCGGGCTTGGGGACGGAAAAGATGCTGTATGCGAAGCGATACGCTATTACCTCGAGTATCCGAAGCGCAATACTAGTGGCGGCGCAGGAAAAAAAACGTCCGATATGCTACACTAA
- a CDS encoding DNA topoisomerase III — protein sequence MSKSLVLAEKPSVARDIARVLGCNKKGNGFLEGTNYIVTWALGHLVTHADPEGYGNEFKEWKLEHLPIIPAPFKLVPIRQTMKQFNAVKAQLLRNDVKDIIIATDAGREGELVARWILEQAKVRKPVKRLWISSVTDKAIKDGFNNLKDGRAYENLYQAAVARAEADWVVGINATRALTVKYNAQLSTGRVQTPTLAMIAEREHQIRDFKPRSFYGMQALTETAKFTWHDKAGQTQSFDKEQVEKLLEKIDGVHAGKVIEVKTTPKSQPAPHLFDLTELQKEAHRRWSWSAKETLSTLQNLYERHKAVTYPRTDSKHLTSDMESTLKERIKAVDIGPYRKATNSLLRAGTVKPQKGVIDDKRVSDHHAIIPTEETPILQNLSDKEQRLYDLIVKRFLAVFFGPFRYDQVTAELAVGGETFKAKGRTVTDEGWKKVYSTEEEELDTDTLPPFTKGEEVKIQAIVMTNGQTKPPARFNEGTLLAAMENPSQFMQGESKELIKTIGETGGLGTVATRADVIERLFNSFVMEKKGNDIYTTSKGRQLLELVPEDLKSPALTAEWEQGLTKIANGQMKKEEFMKNMIGFSRQTVTEIKTDDKKYKHDNVTGKACPDCGKLLLEVNGKRGKMLVCQDRECGHRKNVSMLTNARCPVCKKKLEMRGEGDGRIFVCKCGHREKLSAFEKRKENSGGKKADKRDVQKYMKKQGAPEELENTAMADALKKLFDK from the coding sequence ATGTCTAAATCACTTGTATTAGCTGAAAAGCCATCCGTAGCTCGCGATATCGCACGGGTACTCGGCTGCAATAAAAAAGGAAATGGATTTCTTGAAGGCACCAATTATATCGTGACGTGGGCGCTGGGCCATCTAGTGACACATGCGGATCCAGAAGGCTATGGCAATGAATTCAAGGAATGGAAACTTGAACATTTACCGATTATTCCAGCGCCGTTCAAACTGGTACCCATCCGTCAGACGATGAAACAGTTTAATGCGGTTAAAGCACAGCTTCTGCGCAACGATGTGAAAGATATTATCATTGCGACGGATGCGGGGCGCGAAGGGGAACTTGTTGCACGCTGGATTCTAGAACAAGCGAAAGTTCGCAAGCCTGTTAAACGGTTGTGGATTTCATCGGTCACCGATAAAGCAATTAAAGATGGTTTCAACAACTTAAAAGACGGCCGCGCTTATGAAAACTTATATCAGGCAGCAGTAGCCCGTGCGGAAGCAGACTGGGTTGTCGGCATTAATGCAACGCGTGCGCTGACAGTTAAATACAATGCCCAACTTTCAACGGGACGTGTTCAAACTCCGACACTTGCTATGATTGCAGAACGTGAGCATCAAATCCGTGATTTTAAGCCGAGATCATTCTACGGTATGCAAGCATTGACGGAAACCGCGAAGTTTACATGGCACGATAAAGCAGGTCAAACGCAGTCGTTCGATAAAGAACAGGTTGAAAAGTTACTCGAGAAAATTGACGGGGTTCATGCTGGAAAAGTGATAGAAGTGAAAACGACACCGAAGTCACAGCCAGCACCGCATTTATTTGATTTAACAGAGCTCCAGAAAGAAGCGCACCGTCGTTGGTCGTGGTCAGCGAAAGAGACACTGTCGACATTGCAAAATTTATATGAGCGCCATAAAGCGGTGACGTACCCGCGTACCGATTCGAAACATCTGACATCAGATATGGAAAGCACGTTGAAAGAGCGCATTAAAGCTGTGGATATTGGTCCATACCGTAAAGCGACCAACTCACTTCTGCGTGCTGGCACTGTTAAACCGCAGAAAGGCGTCATTGATGACAAACGTGTATCAGATCATCATGCCATCATTCCTACCGAGGAAACGCCAATTCTTCAAAACTTATCTGATAAGGAACAACGTTTATATGATTTAATCGTCAAACGTTTTTTAGCTGTCTTCTTCGGTCCGTTCCGTTATGACCAAGTAACCGCTGAACTCGCAGTTGGCGGGGAGACATTCAAAGCAAAAGGGCGTACTGTTACGGATGAAGGCTGGAAAAAAGTTTATTCGACAGAGGAAGAAGAGCTAGACACGGATACACTTCCACCATTTACAAAAGGTGAAGAAGTGAAAATTCAAGCCATCGTTATGACGAACGGTCAAACAAAACCGCCTGCTCGATTCAATGAAGGAACTTTGCTTGCAGCGATGGAAAATCCTTCGCAGTTCATGCAGGGTGAATCAAAAGAACTTATCAAAACAATTGGTGAAACAGGCGGACTCGGAACAGTTGCAACACGTGCAGATGTCATTGAGCGGCTATTCAACTCGTTTGTTATGGAGAAAAAAGGCAATGATATTTACACGACATCTAAAGGACGCCAGTTGCTTGAGCTCGTTCCGGAAGATTTGAAATCACCGGCACTAACAGCTGAATGGGAACAAGGGCTAACAAAAATTGCGAATGGCCAGATGAAAAAGGAAGAATTCATGAAAAATATGATTGGCTTTTCGAGGCAAACCGTTACTGAAATTAAAACAGATGATAAAAAATATAAACATGATAATGTCACGGGGAAAGCGTGTCCAGATTGCGGTAAACTACTGTTAGAAGTGAACGGCAAACGTGGCAAAATGCTAGTTTGTCAGGACCGTGAGTGCGGTCATCGTAAAAACGTCTCAATGCTGACGAATGCCAGATGCCCAGTTTGTAAAAAGAAATTGGAGATGCGCGGGGAAGGCGACGGACGAATTTTTGTTTGTAAATGTGGTCACCGTGAGAAGTTATCGGCATTTGAGAAGCGTAAAGAAAACTCAGGCGGTAAGAAAGCCGATAAACGCGATGTTCAGAAGTACATGAAAAAACAAGGAGCACCGGAAGAGTTGGAGAATACGGCGATGGCAGATGCGCTAAAGAAACTATTCGATAAGTGA
- a CDS encoding hemolysin family protein: protein MFIALGLSLFLSFYLSGSETALTAVNRRKVQFRADQGDRHAIKLQKLISKPDRMITAILIGNNTANILMPTLVTMIAIDKGLSVGIWTGILTVIIIVFGEVLPKTIAATFSERVAYMVTPSITLLVKLLTPLTALLGLFTNIFIRIISKGAVTKATLTKDDLRSMVDIASIEGTFEMDESNRLKEVLDFAEKDVSDVLETHRMDIIGLPIEATYEEVRDTILEHSYTRYPVYEESMDTILGVFYSKMLIKWSIDPEQTLGDLIDRNTFYVVQSASVEKVFKMMLSKKKHMAIVLDEYGGTLGMITHEDIIEEMIGQDIEDETDDDEEELVYEKTDTRLICHGRLEIVDAMELLDIELPMDHETLGGFVLQELGHVPEEGERFTYDHLRFEIEEMERNRIIRMTITISEGIN, encoded by the coding sequence TTGTTTATCGCACTTGGATTATCTTTATTCCTGTCTTTTTACTTGTCAGGAAGTGAAACAGCACTTACAGCAGTAAACAGGAGAAAGGTCCAGTTTCGAGCAGATCAGGGAGACAGGCATGCGATTAAGCTGCAGAAACTGATTTCGAAACCGGACCGTATGATTACAGCAATACTTATCGGGAATAATACTGCGAATATTCTAATGCCAACTTTAGTTACAATGATAGCAATCGACAAGGGGCTAAGCGTCGGAATCTGGACCGGAATTCTGACAGTTATTATCATTGTCTTCGGCGAAGTATTGCCAAAAACGATTGCAGCGACTTTTTCCGAGCGAGTCGCTTATATGGTTACACCGTCAATTACACTGCTTGTGAAGTTACTAACACCTTTGACGGCTTTACTTGGTCTTTTCACAAATATATTCATCCGCATCATCTCGAAAGGGGCTGTAACGAAAGCTACGCTCACAAAAGATGACCTCCGTTCGATGGTTGACATTGCTTCTATAGAAGGAACGTTTGAGATGGACGAATCGAATCGGTTGAAGGAAGTACTCGACTTTGCGGAAAAAGATGTGTCCGACGTCCTTGAAACTCATCGTATGGATATCATCGGATTACCGATTGAAGCGACGTATGAAGAAGTTCGCGACACAATTTTGGAGCATTCTTACACGCGTTATCCTGTCTACGAAGAAAGTATGGATACGATTTTAGGTGTATTTTATTCGAAAATGTTAATCAAATGGTCGATTGATCCTGAACAGACTCTTGGTGATTTAATTGACCGCAATACGTTTTACGTAGTGCAGTCTGCTAGCGTTGAAAAAGTATTCAAAATGATGCTGTCGAAAAAGAAACATATGGCAATCGTTCTGGATGAATACGGTGGAACGCTAGGTATGATAACGCATGAAGATATTATCGAAGAAATGATTGGCCAGGACATTGAGGATGAGACAGATGATGATGAAGAAGAACTTGTCTATGAAAAGACTGATACTAGGTTAATCTGTCATGGCAGGCTTGAAATCGTGGATGCGATGGAGTTACTCGATATTGAATTGCCAATGGATCATGAGACGCTTGGAGGATTTGTACTGCAAGAGCTTGGTCACGTTCCAGAAGAAGGCGAACGCTTTACATACGATCATCTGCGTTTTGAAATCGAGGAGATGGAACGCAACCGGATTATCCGTATGACAATTACAATCAGTGAAGGTATAAACTGA